In Eublepharis macularius isolate TG4126 chromosome 4, MPM_Emac_v1.0, whole genome shotgun sequence, the following are encoded in one genomic region:
- the POU4F3 gene encoding POU domain, class 4, transcription factor 3: MMGMNAKQPFGMHPALQEAKYSSLHSSSEAMRRVCLPAPQLQGNIFGSFDESLLARAEALAAVDLVSHGKSHPFKPDATYHTMSSVPCTSTSSPTVPISAPAHHHHHHHHHHHAVAHQGLDGDLLDHLSPALMGGPEHGAVMAAPLHPHAHPHLGAAMGHLHQAMASMGHPPPPPPPPPSAAVQVSAAHNGLACLSDVESDPRELEAFAERFKQRRIKLGVTQADVGAALANLKIPGVGSLSQSTICRFESLTLSHNNMIALKPVLQAWLEEAEAAYREKNAKPELFNGAERKRKRTSIAAPEKRSLEAYFAIQPRPSSEKIAAIAEKLDLKKNVVRVWFCNQRQKQKRMKYSAVH, from the exons ATGATGGGCATGAACGCCAAGCAGCCGTTCGGCATGCACCCTGCCCTGCAGGAAGCCAAGTATTCCAGCCTGCACTCCAGCTCGGAGGCGATGCGCCGCGTGTGCCTCCCAGCCCCGCAG CTCCAGGGCAATATATTTGGAAGCTTTGATGAGAGTCTGCTGGCCCGGGCTGAAGCTCTGGCGGCTGTGGACCTGGTCTCCCACGGCAAGAGCCACCCTTTCAAGCCAGACGCCACTTACCATACCATGAGCAGCGTCCCGTGCACGTCGACCTCCTCGCCCACCGTGCCCATCTCGGCCCccgctcaccaccaccaccaccaccaccaccaccatcacgcCGTGGCGCACCAAGGCCTCGACGGCGACCTCCTGGACCACCTCTCGCCCGCGCTGATGGGGGGCCCCGAGCACGGCGCCGTCATGGCAGCCCCGCTGCACCCGCACGCCCACCCCCACCTGGGCGCCGCCATGGGCCACCTGCACCAGGCCATGGCCAGCATGGGccacccgccgccgccgccgccgccgcccccttcTGCGGCCGTCCAGGTCTCGGCGGCGCACAACGGCCTGGCGTGCCTCAGCGACGTGGAGTCGGACCCGCGGGAGCTGGAGGCCTTCGCCGAGCGTTTCAAGCAGCGGCGGATCAAGCTTGGCGTCACCCAGGCGGACGTGGGCGCGGCGCTGGCCAACCTCAAGATCCCCGGCGTGGGCTCGCTGAGCCAGAGCACCATCTGCAGGTTCGAGTCGCTCACGCTGTCGCACAACAACATGATCGCCCTCAAGCCCGTCCTGCAAGCCTGGCTGGAGGAGGCGGAAGCCGCCTACCGGGAGAAGAACGCCAAGCCCGAGCTCTTCAACGGCGCCGAGCGCAAGCGCAAGCGGACCTCGATCGCGGCGCCGGAGAAGCGCTCGTTGGAGGCCTACTTCGCCATCCAGCCGCGGCCCTCCTCCGAGAAGATCGCCGCCATCGCCGAGAAACTGGACCTCAAAAAGAACGTCGTGCGGGTCTGGTTCTGCAACCAGAGACAGAAACAGAAGCGCATGAAGTACTCGGCCGTGCACTGA